In Desulfovibrionales bacterium, the genomic window CAGATGGGGCGTGGGTTGTTCTTGTGTTGGCAAAAGTTCTTCCTTGGTCAAAAGGCTTACGTAGATCAGGCTCCGGGCGGCCAGTAACTTCCCTAACGCCTCGTTAAATTTTCCTCTGAACATATAGTGCAAGGTTAGCAGGTCACCCGGTGGTGATATAAAATCAACAGCTCTCCCCCCTTGTTTGTAGCTGAGATTGCGGGAGGGCTCGGCCAGGATGAAGACCTGTTTTACATTGTGTTGGTGAGCGTTTTTTATTTTTAAGAGCGCCGTGCGTAAGGCAAAATGGATGTACCCCGCTTCTATGTAGATGGTTTTATCCTTGAATCTATTTTCTCTGATAAAGTCAGTAATCGCCTCAGCCCGCATCTGGTCACGGAGTTTTATACGTTGGGCATCCTGAGAGGCAAAGTCCATTACGGCCCAGGTGGTTTCCGCAAAGGACTTATCTACGGACTGGTAGTAGTTCAGTAAGGCCCCAAAGGTCATATTCTCTGCATCATAGACGGCCTTCATCTCCGGCTGGTGTGTCAGATCGGCAGGTTTTAAGCCCTTTTCAACCGATTCATGGATCTCGTTTAACTTTGCCAGGTAAGGTTCAATCTGGGTGACCAACTTACCTCGTCTATAGCAATCTTGTAATAGATGATAGATTTGCCCTGAGTATATCGGGAAAGATAGGTCAGTCTGTTCGAGATAGCCGGGAATAGGAATTTCTCCTTCCAGCATGGTCTGGAACGATGGATGGGGCGGTTCTTCGAGGATAATAACGTCAGATCTTGCGAATACGTTTTTAAGGAAGGGGATCGCCTCTGCCCGATGTGCGGAAAGACCGATAGTGATCATAGTTTGGAATCATAGATGAAAAAATGATAATATTTCAAAAGTTAAGTTTAGCATAAGAAATAAGATTAAGGTAAAAAATAGGGTTATCTTTTTCCTTTAGATATGAAAAATATTTAACTGGACAAACTCGCTGGCTTACATTAAGTTTTTTGAAAAGCTTTCAGCAGTCAGTTCGCCGAAAAAATCTTTCTAATAGCTGACGGCTTATGGCTGATAGCTATACGAAGGTCAATTATGAAATTAGCGGTAAGCGGTAAAGGTGGTGTAGGTAAGACCACGGTTTCTGCTCTCCTGGCCTATCTTTTTGCCCAAAAACGAATGAATGTCCTGGCCATTGATGCCGACCCTAGTCCCCATCTGGCCGATGCATTGGGATTTCCGGAGGCTGCCAACATCACGCCTCTGGCTGAGATGAAGGAGCTCCTTATGGAGCGTTCGGGCAGTCAAGGAGGGGCATTCTACAACCTTAATCCCTGCGTGGAAGATCTCCCGGAAAGATTTATGGTAACCAGGGACAACATACGTCTGATGGTGCTGGGTTCTGTGCAAAAGGGAGGAAGCGGGTGCGCCTGTCCGGAGAACATGGTCTTGCGGACGCTGGTAAGGAAACTTTTCACCTCGGAATCCGAGGTTATTATCCTGGACATGGAGGCTGGTGTTGAACACTTGGGCCGGGCTACGGTGCAGGCCGTGGATGCCCTTTTAATAGTGGTAGAGCCTTCTAGGGGGAGTATCGAGACGGCGGAGAAGATCGTTCGTCTGGCTAGGGAGATTGGGCTTAATCGAATCTTTCTGGTCGGAAATAAGGTGAGAAATGAATCAGATAAAGAATATATTACTGCCCGCATAAAAGAATTGCCCTTTGCCGGCTTTCTGCCCCTGGATGCAAAAGTTTTAGAGGCTGAAAGGGAGGGGGTGCCGCCCTTTGTGGCCAGTACCGAGTTAAGAGAGGCGGGGGAAAACATTATAAAGCAAGTGATGAGTAATGGGTGATTTTAGCTGAAAGCTATGAAGTAGGACAGGAGGCTCGCCTGTCGAGATGAGTGATGATTGATATTCAGAACCAAAGAGACCATCGCAATATAGACATTGACAAGGTGGGGGTCAAGAACATCCGGTACCCTATCACTGTGCTGGACAAGGCAAACGGTGTCCAGCAGACGGTAGCCAGCGTCAATATGTATGTCAACCTCCCCCATAAGTTCAAGGGAACACACATGAGCCGGTTCGTGGAGATACTCAATGAGTTCCGGGGCGAGATAAATATTAAAAAATTTGATAACATCTTAGACGAGATGCAAAAAAGGCTAAAGGCGGAGTCTGCTCATCTGGAGATAGAATTCCCCTACTTTATCGAGAAAAAGTCCCCGGTAAGTCGGACTCCCGGTTTGCTGGAGTACCGCTGTCGCATCAGCGGATCCAGGCAAAAGAGGAAAAAGAAAGACATTGTCCTGCGTGTGGAAGTACCCATCACCACGGTCTGTCCCTGCTCAAAAGAGATTAGTGAGTTCGGCGCGCATAACCAGAGGGGCGAGGTGCGGGTAAGCATACGTTTTAAAAAATTTGTCTGGATAGAAGATATTATCCGTTTGGTCGAGAATTCCGCCTCGTGTGATGTCTATTCCATTCTAAAGCGGCCGGACGAAAAATTCGTTACCGAGAAGGCTTATCAAAACCCTATGTTTGTGGAGGACGTAGTTCGCAGCCTGGCCGAGAAACTCTCCAACAATCCAGAGATAACCTGGTTTGCCGTGGAGGCGGAAAATTTCGAGTCCATCCACAATCATAGCGCCTATGCGTTTATTGAGAGACAGGTAATGCTGAAGGCTCAAAGCTGAAAGCTGAAGGCTCATAAGGAAAGCATTCTTTTGATTTCGGAGACCGGAACATCTCCCTCCCTCACTATTCGCGGCGGTGAAAGGGTTACATCAATAATCGTTGAGCCTTTGATCCCTTTAGTTTCGCCGGCATCAAGTATCAGATCTACTCCTTCGCCAAGTTGGTTACAGACGTCCTGAGCTGTGATTGGGTCCTTACCACCTGAGAGATTGGCGCTGGTGGCGGTGAAGGGAAGGCCAAAGGTCAACGCGATAGACCGGGCAACTGGGTGGGAGGATATGCGGATGCCCACCGTATCTGTTCCGCCGGTGAGAAGGGAGGGCAGACCCTTTTTGGCCTTGAATATAATAGTCAGGGGGCCGGGCCAGAAGCTGTCCATGAGCTTTTCCGCTACGGCCGGAATGTCGCTTACCAGGCTATGTAATTGGTCCTTTTCAGCGATGATTACCAGGAGGGGTTTGGCATACCCACGGTGTTTGAGGGCGAAGACCCTTTTAAGGGCCTGTTCATTTAAGGTATCAGCGCCTAACCCATAAAAAGTTTCGGTAGGGAAGGCCACCAGCCCGCCTTCTTTGAGGATCGAGCAGGCCTTGCGTATCGCCGCCTGGTCAGGATGTCGGGCATCCACCTTAAGAGTGACGAGGGACGAGGGACGAGGGATGAGTAATGGACTCTGGAGCATAAGTCTTTTCTTTTTCCCACTCATCACTCAGTACTCATAACGCATCATTTATTTATACAGGTCCTAGCCGATTGGCCTTTTCTTCCACTTCCTGCGCCATATTCACTTTATGTTTTCTCAATTCTTCCGCGATGTGGGGATATTTCAAGGCCAAGATTTGCGCTGCAAAGATAGCGGCATTCCTGGCCCCGGCCTTGCCAATAGCCATAGTAGCTACTGGGATACCGGGCGGCATCTGGACGGTGGAAAGGAGGGAGTCAAGGCCATTCAGGGCCGAGGAATTTATGGGTACCCCGATAACCGGCAGGGTAGTTTCAGAGGCGATGACTCCGGCCAGGTGGGCGGCAGCGCCGGCACCGGCAATGATAATTTCCAAGCCGCGCTCCGCGGCTTGTTGTGCATATTCATGTGTCCTCTGCGGAGACCGATGGGCAGAGGCGATGGTAATTTCATAGGAGATACCCATTTTTTTAAGTACGGAAGTTGTCTCAACCATGACAGGCAGGTCCGAGTCACTGCCCATGACAATGCCTACTAAAGGACTGTTTCCCTGATTTTTCAGGGCCTTGCGTCCAATATCCTTACGGGAATAGACGCCTTCCCACTTGATGCGGCCCACTGCCTCATAGGCGCATTTAATTGCCTGCTTGTAATCGCTGCCAAAAGCGGTTACTCCCAGGACCCGGCCGCCATTTGTTACAACACTGTTACCCTTGATGGCCGTGCCGGCGTGGAAGACGATAACATCTTTCCTTTTTGAAACGGCAGCGAGACCCTGAATGATCTTACCTCTTTCATAACTTCCCGGGTATCCCTGCGAGGCCATAACCACGCAGACCGCCGGGCGGGGATCCCAGTCAATAGAAAGATTGCCGAGCGTACCGTCGATGGCAGCCTGCATGATCCTGACCAAGTCGCCTTTCATGCGCACCAGGATAGGCTGGGCCTCCGGGTCGCCAAAGCGGCAATTGAATTCCAGTACCTTGGCCTTTCCTTCCTTGATGATAAGGCCGGCATATAAGACTCCGCGGTACGGCTGCCCTTCTGCAACCAGGGCCTTTATGGTGGGCTGCATAATTTCTTTCATGATTTGCTGGTACAACTGAGGGGTGACCAGCGGCGCCGGGGAATAGGCCCCCATACCCCCTGTGTTTGGGCCGCGATCCCCGTCAAAAATAGCCTTATGATCTTGCGAGGTGGCCAGCGGCAGAACGGTCCTGCCGTCTGTGACGGCCATGAAAGAGACCTCTTCGCCCTCCAGGAATTCCTCGATGATTATTTTATTACCGGCCTCACCAAAGGCCTTCTTTTGTATAATGAGGTCGACGGCAGCCGCTCCTTCTTCATAACTTTGGGCGACTATTACGCCCTTGCCCGCAGCCAGGCCGTCGGCCTTAATTACCAGGGGGAATGCAGCCTTTTTTAGGTATGCCATGGCCTTATTAGTTGATGTAAATACCTCGTACTTGCCGGTGGGGATATGGTACTTATCCATAAGCTTTTTGGCAAATACTTTACTGCCTTCAATAGCCGCAGCCTCCTTACCCGGACCAAATATGGATAATTTTTTGGCAGAAAAGAGATCTACAATGCCCAGAGTTAGCGGCGTCTCCGGCCCGACCACGGTCAGATCTATCTTTTTGTTCAGGGCAAATGCACACAGCGCCTTAATGTCTTCAGCGGAAATATTCACGCATTCAGCCGGTGTACTTATACCGGCGTTGCCCGGCGCACAGTAGATTTTTTTTACTAAAGGACTCTGGGCAATTTTCCAGACCAGAGCATGCTCACGGCCACCTGAGCCTACAACGAGGACTTTCATGTTATGCTCCTTGCGTTCAAATACATAACGCTTTCCGCGAATTTTAAATGTCAAAACCCAAAGTTCAAATGAAGTTCAAATGACAAATGTCTCTACCTCCGGCGGATTCTATTTGAGCTTTGGCATTGATTTGAACTTTGAATTTTGGACTTAGCTTTTACTACCCTTACCAACGGATTCTGTCAAGAGAAACAACAGGTTATTAGGGATGGGCAATGATGGGTGGTGAGAGTAATAAAAGGGCAGGAGAGAGGCATCTATAGTGAATGTCATTAGTCAGTAGTCATTTGTCACTGGTAAAAGTGATCAATCTTCCACAGTTAACCAATGACCGATGACTAATGACCAGTGACGTTGCCTATAAAAGCTCGAAGCTAAAGGATTGCGAGTTGCGGCTTCAAAGAGCCCGAACCTCGTAACTCGCAACCCGAAAAGCTGACAGCTAATCCATCTTGACGGTATTTGCAGACAGGAAGATCAGAAGCTCAGTCCGTTCTGTTATATCGCTTTCGCCTTTAAAGAGCCAGCCCAATACCGGAACCTTGGATAATACAGGCACACCTGCTATACTCTTTGTTTTCTTTTCATAAATGATCCCGCCGATCACCACGGTCTCGCCGTCATTAATCAGGAGTTCCGTCTTTGCCTCCCGGATGTCAAGAGCCGGCGTGCCTTGCACGGTCTTAGTCCAGTCCGGCTCATCTTTTTTGGCCG contains:
- a CDS encoding AAA family ATPase — encoded protein: MKLAVSGKGGVGKTTVSALLAYLFAQKRMNVLAIDADPSPHLADALGFPEAANITPLAEMKELLMERSGSQGGAFYNLNPCVEDLPERFMVTRDNIRLMVLGSVQKGGSGCACPENMVLRTLVRKLFTSESEVIILDMEAGVEHLGRATVQAVDALLIVVEPSRGSIETAEKIVRLAREIGLNRIFLVGNKVRNESDKEYITARIKELPFAGFLPLDAKVLEAEREGVPPFVASTELREAGENIIKQVMSNG
- the folE2 gene encoding GTP cyclohydrolase FolE2; this encodes MIDIQNQRDHRNIDIDKVGVKNIRYPITVLDKANGVQQTVASVNMYVNLPHKFKGTHMSRFVEILNEFRGEINIKKFDNILDEMQKRLKAESAHLEIEFPYFIEKKSPVSRTPGLLEYRCRISGSRQKRKKKDIVLRVEVPITTVCPCSKEISEFGAHNQRGEVRVSIRFKKFVWIEDIIRLVENSASCDVYSILKRPDEKFVTEKAYQNPMFVEDVVRSLAEKLSNNPEITWFAVEAENFESIHNHSAYAFIERQVMLKAQS
- a CDS encoding L-threonylcarbamoyladenylate synthase produces the protein MSGKKKRLMLQSPLLIPRPSSLVTLKVDARHPDQAAIRKACSILKEGGLVAFPTETFYGLGADTLNEQALKRVFALKHRGYAKPLLVIIAEKDQLHSLVSDIPAVAEKLMDSFWPGPLTIIFKAKKGLPSLLTGGTDTVGIRISSHPVARSIALTFGLPFTATSANLSGGKDPITAQDVCNQLGEGVDLILDAGETKGIKGSTIIDVTLSPPRIVREGDVPVSEIKRMLSL
- the purD gene encoding phosphoribosylamine--glycine ligase — translated: MKVLVVGSGGREHALVWKIAQSPLVKKIYCAPGNAGISTPAECVNISAEDIKALCAFALNKKIDLTVVGPETPLTLGIVDLFSAKKLSIFGPGKEAAAIEGSKVFAKKLMDKYHIPTGKYEVFTSTNKAMAYLKKAAFPLVIKADGLAAGKGVIVAQSYEEGAAAVDLIIQKKAFGEAGNKIIIEEFLEGEEVSFMAVTDGRTVLPLATSQDHKAIFDGDRGPNTGGMGAYSPAPLVTPQLYQQIMKEIMQPTIKALVAEGQPYRGVLYAGLIIKEGKAKVLEFNCRFGDPEAQPILVRMKGDLVRIMQAAIDGTLGNLSIDWDPRPAVCVVMASQGYPGSYERGKIIQGLAAVSKRKDVIVFHAGTAIKGNSVVTNGGRVLGVTAFGSDYKQAIKCAYEAVGRIKWEGVYSRKDIGRKALKNQGNSPLVGIVMGSDSDLPVMVETTSVLKKMGISYEITIASAHRSPQRTHEYAQQAAERGLEIIIAGAGAAAHLAGVIASETTLPVIGVPINSSALNGLDSLLSTVQMPPGIPVATMAIGKAGARNAAIFAAQILALKYPHIAEELRKHKVNMAQEVEEKANRLGPV